TGCGAAGCCTTTGTGGCCCTGGACGATACGCGCGTCCGGAAAAAGCTGGTGAAGATGCTCAACGACCGGCGGCATATTCAACCCGTCAACGCCATTCACGATACGGCGACGGTTTCGACCCTGGCGAGCATCGGCCACGGAAACCTGATTGCCGCCCGGGTGGTGATCAATCCCTTTGCCGAAATTGGGCAGCACTGCATTATTCAGGCGGGAGCCGTCATTGATGCTCAGACTAAACTGGGCGATTATGTCCACGTTGGAACAGGTAGTTTCATCAACTCAGGGGCAACAGTTGAAGAAGGCGCTTTCATCGGCACGGGCGTAACCATCGTGGCGGGGGTGACCATTGGCAAAAACGCCCGAATTGGCGCGGGCTCGGTTGTGATCGAGAGCGTGGCCGCCGGAACGACGGTGTTCGGTAACCCGGCGCAGAAAGTAGGATAAATAAGGGGTTGTTTCGCGGAGTTTAGCAGAGACTCCGCTCAACTCCGCGAAACAGTTTTTAACGCTTATTCCACGTATAACTCTTCGTTCGCCAGGAAATCCTGATAGGTCATTTCCAGACCGTCTTTGAGTTCAATCCGGTGTTGCCAGCCCATCGCGTGAAGCCGGGAAACATCCATCAGCTTGCGGGGTGTTCCGTCGGGTTTGTCGGTATTCCAGCGCACTTCGCCTTCGTAGCCGACCACCTGCTGCACCTGATCGACCAGTTCGCGGATGGTTTCATCTACGCCCGTGCCGATGTTGACAAACAGCTCGTCGTTGTAGTTTTCCATCAGGAAGAAACAGGCGTCGGCCAGATCATCGGCGTGCAGAAATTCCCGGCGCGGTGAGCCCGTCCCCCACACTTCCACCGCAGGCTGTCCGTTGATTTTGGCTTCGTGAAATTTGCGAATCAGGGCGGGCAGCACGTGCGAACTCTGGAGGTCGTAGTTGTCGTTGGGGCCGTAGAGGTTGGTCGGCATGGCCGAAATAAAGTTGCAGCCGTACTGACGGCGGTAGGATTCGCACAGCTTGATACCGGCAATTTTGGCAATCGCGTACGGTTCGTTGGTCGATTCCAGAAAACCGCTCAGCAGGTAGTCTTCCTTCAGCGGCTGGGGAGCCAGCTTTGGATAAATACAGGACGAACCCAAGAACAGGAGTTTTTTGACGCCCGTCCGGTAAGCCTGGTGAATGATGTTGGCTTCGATCAATAGATTTTCGTACAGAAAGTCGGCCCGGTAGGTGTTGTTGGCCACAATACCGCCTACTTTGGCAGCCGCCAGAAAAACGTAATCGGGTTTTTCAGTTTCAAAAAACGCTTCGACAGCCGCCTGATTGCGCAAATCCAGTTCGGATGACGTGCGAACCAGCAGATTGTCAAATCCTTCCGTCCGTAATTTTCGAACAATCGCCGAGCCTACCATACCCCGGTGACCGGCAACATATATTTTCGCTTCTTTTTCCACAATTCCTTATTTTTAAACGAATTTATGCACGGTTTTTGACAAAATAAAACCCGACAGTCAAGCGTTTAACTAGAGGATTATACGGCTGGGCCGCACAGGCCGATTTTATTGCTGCATGAAACAAGTCACACTCATAGGAGTACTGCTGGTAAGCTGGCAGGTAGTCACGGCACAAACGACTACCTCCCCGGTGCAAAATTCATTTACAACGTCGCAGGCCCCCGTTACCGGGAAATCGCCGAAAGACGACAAAAAAGGACCCTCGCTGGTTCCGTCTGGTGTTGAAACACTGGTCAGCGAAACCTTGCCCGACCTGGGTCTGAAAGTTAAACAGTTCAAGAAAGACCAGAAGGACAAATCCGAACGGCGGAAGAAACAGAAGCTGCTGCGGACGGAGTACGAGGGCATCCCGATTGTGGAGCAGTACACCAAATTTGGCAGTGGCGACCGCACGATCATCGAAAAATTCACGGTGCTGAAGCAATACCGTGACCCCAATCCTTACGTCCGCGAAACGTACTGGTTTGACCCCAAAGCCCAGCGTGTTTCGTCGTCACTGATCAAGGACAAGGACAAAGTAATGATCCTGCACGGACCGTACAAGCGGTATCAGAACGGTATTCTGCTCGAAGAAGGGTACTATTACATCGGCGCTAAAGATGGCCGCTGGGAGAAATACGACGCCAATTACATGCTCCTCGATAAGCAGAAGTGGAATCGGGGCTTTCCGACCGAATCCGAAATTACGTACTACGACTCAGCGCACACGAAAGTGAAAGAAGTGTTGCCGAAAGAGTTCGGAAAGATTCACGGACAATACCTGGCCTTCTACGAAGGTGGCCAACTCGCGGCCGAGGGCAAGTACGACCACGGCATGAAAGTAGGGCGCTGGACCGAATACTATCAGTACCGGCGGCAACGCAAAAAAATTACCCAGCACGCCCGCGACCGCTGGACCGAAGAGTTTGAGCCCTACGTCATCAGTGAGTGGGACGAAAGGGGCAAAGTTACCTACGAACGGCCCAAGGAAAAGGAAAAAGAACTCGCTGAAGACAGCGATCAGTAAATTAGAGCAGCTTTTTCGCGACCGGCAGGGCTTTTTCAGCCCAGAGACGGTATTGCTTCCCCGAATAATGCAGGCCGTCTTCGGCAATTTGCGAGGCATCGCCAGCCGCCGTGCGGGAGGTTGGCGTAATATCCACGTAGACAATACCGATTTTCTGACATTCTTCCTGCGCCACCGCATTAAACGCATCAATTTCCCGGGCGATCTGCTGGCGGTCACGCCCGGAGTTGGCGGCATATGGCGTGATTCCCCAATCCGGAATGGCCAGCACGAACACCCGTCCCGGCCGGTTTCCGGCAAACCGTATGGCAGTTTGCAGCAATTCCCGAAATTCGTTCCGGTAGCGTTCGGTATCCTGTCCGCGATACTGATTGTTTACGCCAATCAGCAGCGACACCAGACCGTACGTTTTCTTGTTACCGCTCCGCTGAATGGCTTCCATCAGTTCGTGGGTGGTCCAGCCGGTGCGGGCAATGATATCCGGGTCGGCCACGTCAACGCCTTCTTTCCGTAACAACCCCGCAAGCTGCACACTCCAGCGGTCACTGGCAGGAACGCTCTCGCCAATGGTGTACGAATCGCCGAGCGCGAGATACGTGTGGGCATGTACTGAAGCATCGGGGTTGGTTATCATACCGTCGTCCTCCACGCCGGGTCGGGCGCAGGCCAGGAAAAGAAGGAGAAAAAAAAGATTCACGAAGCTTTGCAAGGGAAACCGGTTAGGTGGACAGTTCAACTACTGTTTTGATAAAAACGTCACGACCTAAACACCGGAGATCGGCTTTATGTTGGCTTTTCGCCCGTCAACTCTAAAAATCACCGGAGTAAAACGGGCTGAATACGTAATAACTGCTGTCGCGCCGGGCGCGCTTGGGGGCGGTCTGAATATACAGTACATACCGGCGCTGGCGCTGGACGTTCCGCAGCCACAGCGTATACGGTCGTTCGTGGGTGTACAGGCGGTCTACTTCCCGTACATGCACGGTTTCTACGTCTTTCGGATCAACCGGAATACCGTTGATGAAAACATCAATGTCCTTACTGAACTCGTCCATCAGTTTCAGGTGCTGGTTTTTGGTCCGCTTGACAAAAGCATCCGGGTAGCCAAAAAACGTGGCTTCGAGCAGCGTATTCATGGTATAGGTGTGCGAGGTACCCTGCGGGTGATCCGTAATTGCGGCCGCTTCCAGCAGAGCTGCAAACTGCGACCGGCCTGACTCGGCCCCAATCGGGTTGTCACTAATCTGAATCAGCAGGCGGTAGGGTTTGGGGTCACTGTAATCCATGCCTTCAAACTCGTGCAGCACAAACAGTTCTTCAACGTAATCCATCCTGAGTTTGGCCAGCAGGTCGATGGAAGCTTCCTTGCCGTTCAGGTAAATCGTTGTCTGATCCCGGTAGGATTCCACCAAGCTGAGCGTTTCGCCTTTCAGGCGGAGGATCAGCGGATCGCCGTATTCCAGCGCAAAAGCCGTTTTGCTCTTTCCGCTTTTTCGGTAAAAGCTCAACAACCGCCCCCAGGCAGTGCCGGTTTCGATTTGATCGACCAGAACGCGGGTGGGGTTGTTGAGGGGAAAATCACGTTGATAGACGGTTTTCGTCTCCTCCCGGTCCTGCCAGTTCTGGCACGCCATCACCAGCACGATGGTTAAGAGCCAGAGCAGGGCGTACCGCCACCAGCCCGCGTCGGAGGGCTCAAGGTTCATCATTTGAATACGGTTTTTCAAGCCGGTATATTCAAAGCGGTTGGTGAACGAATACTGGTGTGGATAGTTGGTTTTCATGGCTGATTGAGAAACAGTTGGACATACCGTTTTTTCCGGTCCGGTCCGGCAGATTCATCCCGCATGTCTTTCACCATAACCGTATGCAGGTCCTTTGGCTCCACCAATGCGACTTCGCTGGCGTTCATTTCCCGCCCATTGATCAGCAGCGTAACGTTTTCCGGATGGTAGAGTTGAAGTCGGTTTTCGGTATTGACAAAAACGCCCAGACGCTCATTCCGACGCCCCGGATTATCGCGCAGCCACTGGCCCATCGTGGTTATGCTGCTACCTATCCCCGGCTTCTGGTTTTTCAAAATAAAATACTGCATCCGGTTTTCGGCAAGCAGTCCGGCAACGGCTTTTTCATCTTCTTCGACCACCTGTTTCAAAGCCGCGGGGGTCCCCCAACTATCCGCTCCGCTGACCCCGCCAATTCCTAACTCGCCCTGTTCTGTTCGGGATAAATAGCCCCCGATCGACTTGATGGGCTCATCGGTCTGCTTGCCTTCGTCCGTTGATCCTGAGCCGCCTTTTTCCTTATGTACGCTGACTTCAATCGCATCAATGTACAACTGAAGCGGATCAAACTTGATCTGCGTAAAATCAAAAGTGTACCGCGTATCGTTTTCAATGATCTGTTTCAACTCCGCCAGTTCCTTGAAGGTCATTCTGGGCGTGATGACCCAATAAAGCCGCTCCCCCTTATGAACAACGTACCGGCTTCGTTTTTCAACACCGACTACCGTTACTTCGGCTAAATTATGTACGGAGTCCGGAGCCGTTGTTGTTTCTTTAATTACTGTCATAATGGGTTCTCCAACGCTGTTCAGAGCCTTTTGCGGAACCGCTTTCCTTTGAACCAGCGAGCGCGTGGTTACGGGCTTTTCCACGGGCTTGGTGACAACCGGCTGCCCCGTCTTTCTTTTCTGTTTTACCACGGCGGCCATCGTCGTTACTAGACTCATAACGGCCAGCAGAAACACATAAACGGGCCACGACCGCCGGTATTGGGCCGTCTGATTCATCATCCGAATCCGGTTTTTCAGAAAGCGGGGGCCAAAGCGATTGACGAAGCGGAACTGCTCCGGATGCTGTGAAAAGGAGGGTTTCGTTTTCATAACCGAGGGTTTAGGGAAACCGGTTTATCTGGCCAGCAACTGGCGTTTGGTGGTCACGACAACCAGGGCTTCCGTTGAAAAGGACGGTTTGACCACACCGGCCGTTTTTCGGTCAAAAACGGCCACGGCCAGCTTATCCGCAACCGGCAACTGGCGAAACTGCGCGTAGGTCCCGGGCTCGCCGTCGATCAGAAACGTTGTATTCAGTTGTTGCTGCAGTGTGAGCGGCTGCTGCTTCCAGAGTTGACGGCCCATTTCAAGAACCGGCGGCTGGGTCGAGAAGATGGCATCGACGATGGTTCCGTCAATGGTTGTTGCACCGTATTTACCGACCTGCCCAAACTGGCGGACGGCTTCCCGCGCCGTCAGGGAATTGCGTCTGAAATCGGGTTGCGTGCCGAAGCCCAGCGGCTGACCCGGCCGTAGCTTAAGCAACCGGCCATTCAGCACAACCACCGGTTTTTCGTGCTCCCAGAGCGCATACAACGTGTCGGGCAGGAGCATTACCTGGTGGTTTGTCTGCACGATCAGCGGCCGCCCCCCCGGATTCTGGCGGGCGGTCAGCACAAACGGCGGAATCTGCCGGTTTGCCCGCGCAACTCGTTTGGCCCCAATTTTCACTTCTACAGAAATGTAGTCGATCAGCCCCGCCGAGTTTGTGTCAGCCCGGTAGTGCATCGTCATGCCTTTTTCGGCAAAAGCCGCCCGCATCACCTCCAGATCCTGGTACCTCGTCGCGGCTGTAATGAGGCCAAACACGCCAAACT
This Larkinella insperata DNA region includes the following protein-coding sequences:
- a CDS encoding toxin-antitoxin system YwqK family antitoxin, coding for MKQVTLIGVLLVSWQVVTAQTTTSPVQNSFTTSQAPVTGKSPKDDKKGPSLVPSGVETLVSETLPDLGLKVKQFKKDQKDKSERRKKQKLLRTEYEGIPIVEQYTKFGSGDRTIIEKFTVLKQYRDPNPYVRETYWFDPKAQRVSSSLIKDKDKVMILHGPYKRYQNGILLEEGYYYIGAKDGRWEKYDANYMLLDKQKWNRGFPTESEITYYDSAHTKVKEVLPKEFGKIHGQYLAFYEGGQLAAEGKYDHGMKVGRWTEYYQYRRQRKKITQHARDRWTEEFEPYVISEWDERGKVTYERPKEKEKELAEDSDQ
- a CDS encoding SGNH/GDSL hydrolase family protein, producing MITNPDASVHAHTYLALGDSYTIGESVPASDRWSVQLAGLLRKEGVDVADPDIIARTGWTTHELMEAIQRSGNKKTYGLVSLLIGVNNQYRGQDTERYRNEFRELLQTAIRFAGNRPGRVFVLAIPDWGITPYAANSGRDRQQIAREIDAFNAVAQEECQKIGIVYVDITPTSRTAAGDASQIAEDGLHYSGKQYRLWAEKALPVAKKLL
- a CDS encoding acetyltransferase; this translates as MENPVLIFGAGSLGLTALDIFQRNSVVVYGLLDDDKNLHGKEFGDVSVLGETDDDGFLKLIGQKCEAFVALDDTRVRKKLVKMLNDRRHIQPVNAIHDTATVSTLASIGHGNLIAARVVINPFAEIGQHCIIQAGAVIDAQTKLGDYVHVGTGSFINSGATVEEGAFIGTGVTIVAGVTIGKNARIGAGSVVIESVAAGTTVFGNPAQKVG
- the fcl gene encoding GDP-L-fucose synthase, encoding MEKEAKIYVAGHRGMVGSAIVRKLRTEGFDNLLVRTSSELDLRNQAAVEAFFETEKPDYVFLAAAKVGGIVANNTYRADFLYENLLIEANIIHQAYRTGVKKLLFLGSSCIYPKLAPQPLKEDYLLSGFLESTNEPYAIAKIAGIKLCESYRRQYGCNFISAMPTNLYGPNDNYDLQSSHVLPALIRKFHEAKINGQPAVEVWGTGSPRREFLHADDLADACFFLMENYNDELFVNIGTGVDETIRELVDQVQQVVGYEGEVRWNTDKPDGTPRKLMDVSRLHAMGWQHRIELKDGLEMTYQDFLANEELYVE